A single Augochlora pura isolate Apur16 chromosome 2, APUR_v2.2.1, whole genome shotgun sequence DNA region contains:
- the LOC144476736 gene encoding uncharacterized protein LOC144476736, which produces MRIEALSILVAVVWLTAVLCPRLVAANNLTLSFSSRRTREHPFRGHISRWTQTSDDTTKRMTYREMNMILRQEGGEDGLPVDCCPTVLEMVEPVGGRNRDDMYVQLYRDGQNAQRFFEYSCRPDVLDKPCRFIDRKFSNQSRCVQNFSYTYAIIENSGSKSAKGEHKRHHRERLTFTANTEGGSMWTLDYIRVRSGCSCEVMPKPKPKKKKKCKKCKPRGDQDLFDSET; this is translated from the exons ATGCGAATTGAAGCTCTCAGCATCCTCGTCGCG GTGGTTTGGCTGACCGCAGTCCTGTGTCCGCGGCTTGTTGCCGCCAACAACCTGACGTTATCTTTCTCTTCTCGTAGGACCAGAGAACATCCTTTCAGGGGACATATCTCCCGCTG GACGCAGACCTCGGACGACACGACCAAGCGGATGACTTATCGAGAGATGAACATGATTCTGCGACAGGAAGGAGGCGAGGACGGGCTTCCAGTCGATTGCTGTCCTACGGTATTGGAAATGGTGGAACCGGTCGGCGGTCGAAATCGAGACGACATGTACGTCCAGCTCTATCGGGATGGCCAGAACGCTCAGAGGTTCTTCGAGTACTCCTGCAGGCCAGACGTTCTCGACAAGCCGTGCAGGTTCATCGACCGGAAGTTCAGTAACCAGTCCAGATGTGTGCAGAACTTCTCGTACACTTATGCTATCATTGAAAATTCTGGATCCAAG AGCGCGAAAGGGGAGCACAAGAGGCATCACAGGGAACGGCTAACGTTCACCGCGAACACGGAGGGCGGATCCATGTGGACGTTGGACTACATCAGGGTTCGGAGCGGCTGCAGCTGCGAGGTCATGCCGAAACCGAAaccgaaaaagaagaaaaagtgcAAAAAGTGCAAGCCACGGGGGGACCAGGACCTCTTCGACTCCGAGACGTGA
- the Babo gene encoding TGF-beta receptor type-1 babo isoform X1: protein MRGACDGGIAGFLALALLSLFHTSCLVDGLKCHCDICADTNHTCVTDGYCFASTSLENDVITYARRCYDKESSFPSPEYSVWCNTNSTLRGPGDLEYVIACCKHSDYCNRDLRPTLATREAGGGPYSRLADYLGRVSSGGNDATWVTWKMALSIAVPICAICVIVMIIYHIHMTKRRPPGHFPDDSMEAPDRPILGAVTIRDMLEMTTSGSGSVGLPLLVQRSIARQIQLVETIGKGRFGEVWRGRWRGENVAVKIFSSREERSWFREAEIYQTVMLRHDNILGFIAADNKDNGTWTQLWLITDYHEKGSLFDYLNRSTVDTNGMIRMALSIATGLAHLHMEIVGTQGKPAIAHRDLKSKNILVKTNGTCAIGDLGLAVRHDVITDTVDIQLNNRVGTKRYMAPEVLEETINMNHFDSFKRADVYALGLILWEIARRCNVGGIHDEYQLPFYDLVPSDPTIEEMRKVVCADRQRPSIPNRWQSIEALQVMSKVMKECWYHNAAARLTALRIKKSLGNYGATEDLK from the exons GACTGAAGTGTCACTGCGATATTTGCGCCGATACCAATCACACGTGCGTGACCGACGGCTATTGTTTCGCCAGCACCAGCTTGGAGAACGATGTTATCACGTACGCTCGGAG GTGTTACGATAAGGAGAGCTCGTTCCCGTCGCCCGAGTACTCGGTCTGGTGCAACACGAATAGCACGCTACGCGGTCCAGGTGACTTGGAGTACGTGATCGCCTGCTGCAAGCACTCCGACTACTGCAATCGCGACCTAAGACCCACTCTGGCAACCCGCGAGGCCGGAGGTGGGCCCTATTCTCGGCTGGCCGATTACCTCGGACGAG TGTCCTCGGGTGGCAATGACGCGACGTGGGTCACTTGGAAAATGGCGCTATCGATAGCGGTGCCGATCTGCGCGATCTGCGTGATCGTCATGATCATTTATCACATACACATGACCAAGAGGAGGCCGCCCGGACATTTCCCAGACGATTCGATGGAGGCGCCGGATCGACCCATTCTGGGCGCTGTCACCATCAGGGACATGCTGGAGATGACGACCAGCGGCAGTGGTTCGG TAGGTCTGCCGCTTCTGGTACAGCGGAGTATAGCCCGCCAGATCCAGCTCGTGGAGACGATCGGAAAGGGTCGCTTCGGCGAGGTCTGGCGTGGTCGTTGGAGGGGCGAGAACGTCGCTGTCAAGATCTTCAGCTCGCGGGAGGAGAGGTCCTGGTTCAGAGAGGCTGAGATTTACCAGACGGTGATGCTGAGGCACGACAACATCCTCGGGTTCATCGCTGCCGATAATAAAG ATAACGGCACGTGGACGCAGCTATGGCTGATCACGGACTATCACGAGAAGGGCTCGTTGTTCGATTATCTGAACAGATCGACCGTGGACACGAACGGCATGATCAGGATGGCGTTGTCGATCGCCACCGGGCTGGCGCATCTTCACATGGAGATCGTCGGCACGCAAGGGAAGCCGGCGATCGCGCACCGAGATCTCAAGTCGAAGAACATCCTCGTCAAAACGAATGGTACATGCGCGATCGGCGATCTCGGGTTGGCCGTCAGGCACGACGTAATTACGGACACCGTCGACATCCAGCTCAATAATCGGGTCGGCACTAAACGGTACATGGCACCCGAG GTTCTCGAAGAGACGATAAACATGAACCACTTTGATTCCTTCAAGAGGGCTGACGTATACGCTCTCGGGCTGATCCTCTGGGAGATCGCCAGGCGATGCAACGTCGGCGGGATTCACGACGAATATCAGTTACCGTTTTACGACTTGGTGCCTTCTGATCCGACGATCGAGGAGATGCGTAAAGTCGTCTGCGCCGACCGGCAAAGGCCGTCGATACCGAACCGGTGGCAGTCGATCGAG GCACTGCAGGTGATGTCGAAGGTAATGAAGGAGTGCTGGTATCACAACGCGGCAGCTAGATTAACCGCGCTTAGGATTAAGAAGTCCCTCGGAAACTACGGCGCGACGGAGGACCTGAAGTAA
- the Babo gene encoding TGF-beta receptor type-1 babo isoform X4: MRGACDGGIAGFLALALLSLFHTSCLVDGLKCHCDICADTNHTCVTDGYCFASTSLENDVITYARRCVDKQLSPSQPEPLIFCMTSDSRNTTFVIECCKEDFCNRDLKPQLHPRPEVSSGGNDATWVTWKMALSIAVPICAICVIVMIIYHIHMTKRRPPGHFPDDSMEAPDRPILGAVTIRDMLEMTTSGSGSVGLPLLVQRSIARQIQLVETIGKGRFGEVWRGRWRGENVAVKIFSSREERSWFREAEIYQTVMLRHDNILGFIAADNKDNGTWTQLWLITDYHEKGSLFDYLNRSTVDTNGMIRMALSIATGLAHLHMEIVGTQGKPAIAHRDLKSKNILVKTNGTCAIGDLGLAVRHDVITDTVDIQLNNRVGTKRYMAPEVLEETINMNHFDSFKRADVYALGLILWEIARRCNVGGIHDEYQLPFYDLVPSDPTIEEMRKVVCADRQRPSIPNRWQSIEALQVMSKVMKECWYHNAAARLTALRIKKSLGNYGATEDLK, from the exons GACTGAAGTGTCACTGCGATATTTGCGCCGATACCAATCACACGTGCGTGACCGACGGCTATTGTTTCGCCAGCACCAGCTTGGAGAACGATGTTATCACGTACGCTCGGAG GTGCGTGGATAAACAGCTGTCGCCGTCACAACCCGAGCCGCTCATCTTCTGCATGACGAGCGACTCGCGGAACACGACCTTCGTCATCGAGTGCTGCAAAGAGGATTTTTGCAATCGGGATCTGAAACCTCAGCTGCATCCCCGCCCAGAAG TGTCCTCGGGTGGCAATGACGCGACGTGGGTCACTTGGAAAATGGCGCTATCGATAGCGGTGCCGATCTGCGCGATCTGCGTGATCGTCATGATCATTTATCACATACACATGACCAAGAGGAGGCCGCCCGGACATTTCCCAGACGATTCGATGGAGGCGCCGGATCGACCCATTCTGGGCGCTGTCACCATCAGGGACATGCTGGAGATGACGACCAGCGGCAGTGGTTCGG TAGGTCTGCCGCTTCTGGTACAGCGGAGTATAGCCCGCCAGATCCAGCTCGTGGAGACGATCGGAAAGGGTCGCTTCGGCGAGGTCTGGCGTGGTCGTTGGAGGGGCGAGAACGTCGCTGTCAAGATCTTCAGCTCGCGGGAGGAGAGGTCCTGGTTCAGAGAGGCTGAGATTTACCAGACGGTGATGCTGAGGCACGACAACATCCTCGGGTTCATCGCTGCCGATAATAAAG ATAACGGCACGTGGACGCAGCTATGGCTGATCACGGACTATCACGAGAAGGGCTCGTTGTTCGATTATCTGAACAGATCGACCGTGGACACGAACGGCATGATCAGGATGGCGTTGTCGATCGCCACCGGGCTGGCGCATCTTCACATGGAGATCGTCGGCACGCAAGGGAAGCCGGCGATCGCGCACCGAGATCTCAAGTCGAAGAACATCCTCGTCAAAACGAATGGTACATGCGCGATCGGCGATCTCGGGTTGGCCGTCAGGCACGACGTAATTACGGACACCGTCGACATCCAGCTCAATAATCGGGTCGGCACTAAACGGTACATGGCACCCGAG GTTCTCGAAGAGACGATAAACATGAACCACTTTGATTCCTTCAAGAGGGCTGACGTATACGCTCTCGGGCTGATCCTCTGGGAGATCGCCAGGCGATGCAACGTCGGCGGGATTCACGACGAATATCAGTTACCGTTTTACGACTTGGTGCCTTCTGATCCGACGATCGAGGAGATGCGTAAAGTCGTCTGCGCCGACCGGCAAAGGCCGTCGATACCGAACCGGTGGCAGTCGATCGAG GCACTGCAGGTGATGTCGAAGGTAATGAAGGAGTGCTGGTATCACAACGCGGCAGCTAGATTAACCGCGCTTAGGATTAAGAAGTCCCTCGGAAACTACGGCGCGACGGAGGACCTGAAGTAA
- the Babo gene encoding TGF-beta receptor type-1 babo isoform X3 yields MRGACDGGIAGFLALALLSLFHTSCLVDGLKCHCDICADTNHTCVTDGYCFASTSLENDVITYARRCYDKESSFPSPEYSVWCNTNSTLRGPGDLEYVIACCKHSDYCNRDLRPTLATREAGVSSGGNDATWVTWKMALSIAVPICAICVIVMIIYHIHMTKRRPPGHFPDDSMEAPDRPILGAVTIRDMLEMTTSGSGSVGLPLLVQRSIARQIQLVETIGKGRFGEVWRGRWRGENVAVKIFSSREERSWFREAEIYQTVMLRHDNILGFIAADNKDNGTWTQLWLITDYHEKGSLFDYLNRSTVDTNGMIRMALSIATGLAHLHMEIVGTQGKPAIAHRDLKSKNILVKTNGTCAIGDLGLAVRHDVITDTVDIQLNNRVGTKRYMAPEVLEETINMNHFDSFKRADVYALGLILWEIARRCNVGGIHDEYQLPFYDLVPSDPTIEEMRKVVCADRQRPSIPNRWQSIEALQVMSKVMKECWYHNAAARLTALRIKKSLGNYGATEDLK; encoded by the exons GACTGAAGTGTCACTGCGATATTTGCGCCGATACCAATCACACGTGCGTGACCGACGGCTATTGTTTCGCCAGCACCAGCTTGGAGAACGATGTTATCACGTACGCTCGGAG GTGTTACGATAAGGAGAGCTCGTTCCCGTCGCCCGAGTACTCGGTCTGGTGCAACACGAATAGCACGCTACGCGGTCCAGGTGACTTGGAGTACGTGATCGCCTGCTGCAAGCACTCCGACTACTGCAATCGCGACCTAAGACCCACTCTGGCAACCCGCGAGGCCGGAG TGTCCTCGGGTGGCAATGACGCGACGTGGGTCACTTGGAAAATGGCGCTATCGATAGCGGTGCCGATCTGCGCGATCTGCGTGATCGTCATGATCATTTATCACATACACATGACCAAGAGGAGGCCGCCCGGACATTTCCCAGACGATTCGATGGAGGCGCCGGATCGACCCATTCTGGGCGCTGTCACCATCAGGGACATGCTGGAGATGACGACCAGCGGCAGTGGTTCGG TAGGTCTGCCGCTTCTGGTACAGCGGAGTATAGCCCGCCAGATCCAGCTCGTGGAGACGATCGGAAAGGGTCGCTTCGGCGAGGTCTGGCGTGGTCGTTGGAGGGGCGAGAACGTCGCTGTCAAGATCTTCAGCTCGCGGGAGGAGAGGTCCTGGTTCAGAGAGGCTGAGATTTACCAGACGGTGATGCTGAGGCACGACAACATCCTCGGGTTCATCGCTGCCGATAATAAAG ATAACGGCACGTGGACGCAGCTATGGCTGATCACGGACTATCACGAGAAGGGCTCGTTGTTCGATTATCTGAACAGATCGACCGTGGACACGAACGGCATGATCAGGATGGCGTTGTCGATCGCCACCGGGCTGGCGCATCTTCACATGGAGATCGTCGGCACGCAAGGGAAGCCGGCGATCGCGCACCGAGATCTCAAGTCGAAGAACATCCTCGTCAAAACGAATGGTACATGCGCGATCGGCGATCTCGGGTTGGCCGTCAGGCACGACGTAATTACGGACACCGTCGACATCCAGCTCAATAATCGGGTCGGCACTAAACGGTACATGGCACCCGAG GTTCTCGAAGAGACGATAAACATGAACCACTTTGATTCCTTCAAGAGGGCTGACGTATACGCTCTCGGGCTGATCCTCTGGGAGATCGCCAGGCGATGCAACGTCGGCGGGATTCACGACGAATATCAGTTACCGTTTTACGACTTGGTGCCTTCTGATCCGACGATCGAGGAGATGCGTAAAGTCGTCTGCGCCGACCGGCAAAGGCCGTCGATACCGAACCGGTGGCAGTCGATCGAG GCACTGCAGGTGATGTCGAAGGTAATGAAGGAGTGCTGGTATCACAACGCGGCAGCTAGATTAACCGCGCTTAGGATTAAGAAGTCCCTCGGAAACTACGGCGCGACGGAGGACCTGAAGTAA
- the Babo gene encoding TGF-beta receptor type-1 babo isoform X2, with amino-acid sequence MRGACDGGIAGFLALALLSLFHTSCLVDGLKCHCDICADTNHTCVTDGYCFASTSLENDVITYARRCYDKESSFPSPEYSVWCNTNSTLRGPGDLEYVIACCKHSDYCNRDLRPTLATREAGGGPYSRLADYLGRVSSGGNDATWVTWKMALSIAVPICAICVIVMIIYHIHMTKRRPPGHFPDDSMEAPDRPILGAVTIRDMLEMTTSGSGSGLPLLVQRSIARQIQLVETIGKGRFGEVWRGRWRGENVAVKIFSSREERSWFREAEIYQTVMLRHDNILGFIAADNKDNGTWTQLWLITDYHEKGSLFDYLNRSTVDTNGMIRMALSIATGLAHLHMEIVGTQGKPAIAHRDLKSKNILVKTNGTCAIGDLGLAVRHDVITDTVDIQLNNRVGTKRYMAPEVLEETINMNHFDSFKRADVYALGLILWEIARRCNVGGIHDEYQLPFYDLVPSDPTIEEMRKVVCADRQRPSIPNRWQSIEALQVMSKVMKECWYHNAAARLTALRIKKSLGNYGATEDLK; translated from the exons GACTGAAGTGTCACTGCGATATTTGCGCCGATACCAATCACACGTGCGTGACCGACGGCTATTGTTTCGCCAGCACCAGCTTGGAGAACGATGTTATCACGTACGCTCGGAG GTGTTACGATAAGGAGAGCTCGTTCCCGTCGCCCGAGTACTCGGTCTGGTGCAACACGAATAGCACGCTACGCGGTCCAGGTGACTTGGAGTACGTGATCGCCTGCTGCAAGCACTCCGACTACTGCAATCGCGACCTAAGACCCACTCTGGCAACCCGCGAGGCCGGAGGTGGGCCCTATTCTCGGCTGGCCGATTACCTCGGACGAG TGTCCTCGGGTGGCAATGACGCGACGTGGGTCACTTGGAAAATGGCGCTATCGATAGCGGTGCCGATCTGCGCGATCTGCGTGATCGTCATGATCATTTATCACATACACATGACCAAGAGGAGGCCGCCCGGACATTTCCCAGACGATTCGATGGAGGCGCCGGATCGACCCATTCTGGGCGCTGTCACCATCAGGGACATGCTGGAGATGACGACCAGCGGCAGTGGTTCGG GTCTGCCGCTTCTGGTACAGCGGAGTATAGCCCGCCAGATCCAGCTCGTGGAGACGATCGGAAAGGGTCGCTTCGGCGAGGTCTGGCGTGGTCGTTGGAGGGGCGAGAACGTCGCTGTCAAGATCTTCAGCTCGCGGGAGGAGAGGTCCTGGTTCAGAGAGGCTGAGATTTACCAGACGGTGATGCTGAGGCACGACAACATCCTCGGGTTCATCGCTGCCGATAATAAAG ATAACGGCACGTGGACGCAGCTATGGCTGATCACGGACTATCACGAGAAGGGCTCGTTGTTCGATTATCTGAACAGATCGACCGTGGACACGAACGGCATGATCAGGATGGCGTTGTCGATCGCCACCGGGCTGGCGCATCTTCACATGGAGATCGTCGGCACGCAAGGGAAGCCGGCGATCGCGCACCGAGATCTCAAGTCGAAGAACATCCTCGTCAAAACGAATGGTACATGCGCGATCGGCGATCTCGGGTTGGCCGTCAGGCACGACGTAATTACGGACACCGTCGACATCCAGCTCAATAATCGGGTCGGCACTAAACGGTACATGGCACCCGAG GTTCTCGAAGAGACGATAAACATGAACCACTTTGATTCCTTCAAGAGGGCTGACGTATACGCTCTCGGGCTGATCCTCTGGGAGATCGCCAGGCGATGCAACGTCGGCGGGATTCACGACGAATATCAGTTACCGTTTTACGACTTGGTGCCTTCTGATCCGACGATCGAGGAGATGCGTAAAGTCGTCTGCGCCGACCGGCAAAGGCCGTCGATACCGAACCGGTGGCAGTCGATCGAG GCACTGCAGGTGATGTCGAAGGTAATGAAGGAGTGCTGGTATCACAACGCGGCAGCTAGATTAACCGCGCTTAGGATTAAGAAGTCCCTCGGAAACTACGGCGCGACGGAGGACCTGAAGTAA